The genomic segment ttattctggTTTGAAAGGAAGATCCACTTTTATATAGAGCTAAATCACATAAATTTGTTCCAAGTGTTCTGTGCAATGCTAGATAATTCTCTTCATCACAAAACTAAAAGTTACTGAAGGCCAAAGAACACTTGCCTTTACTACAGGAGTAGTTAATTGACCTGTAGTTTAAGTGAGTCCTCTGAGAGCAGCATTTAGCTTAGGATCTTTTTAATTATATCAAAATATGCTGATCACATACCAAGGTTTCCTCATCATATTCACTTTCCCATTAGTCATGGTGATATTATTTGTCATAAGTAATGATTACataattaaaatgtcatttgcTGAAATCCAAAGGAGATAGTATGCTATCTCATGATCATGATTTGTCATGATCACTTTTTGTCTAAGTGGCCATACAATGGAAGCTGGTACTAGGAAGATGCGTATGAGCAGGTAGGTGAGCAGTATTCTCTCATTCTTACATTCTTTTTCTATAAGCAGGATAGTATGCTTCTGACATTCATCTTTGCTCTTTCAAAAGAACAAGTCAGAAAGGCATCTTTCAGGTGTGGAAAATGGACACAAAGAACTTTTTACTGAGAGTGATGTAATGGGTTCTAAAGTGTGTATCAAAGTATATTCCTAATGTGTCTAAAAAGTGCTGGTTTGCTCTGAACAGGAAAAGATGTGGGCAGATATTTCTTTTACAAGATGTCTAATCCAAATGAGTTAGGACACTCAGCACACAGTTAAACTGTAATCCTTTCAGATGATCCAGATGGTCTCCATCAATTAGATGGCACTCCTTTGACTGCTGAAGACATTGTACAAAAAATTGCTGCAAGAATTTATGAGGAAAACGATAGAGGAGTGTTTGACAAGATTGTTTCAAAACTTCTAAATCTGGGGCTAGTAAGTATCTTCTTATACTTCATTTACCTGGTTTGTGGGTTGGTTTAATGcgcttttaaaaagcaattggATGAGCACTGTGTCCTGCTGACTTGAGTGAAAATGAATGGGATTTAAACTCTAGGCAAGCTTCTTGAGTTATTTGGGCACAttgcaatattattgttgttcCTGTGatagttttgcaaaaaaatagGCCAAGCTGCAGAATGTTTCTGATGTTGAGAAAACATTCACTGACTGTACTCCTCCCATGTCTGCTCtcatttttcctgtaatttctCTTCTCATTCTCATAAAGAtcttttgtaattttaatttcttttggatGCTTATGGGGAAAGGCCTGAGCCTATTCCTATCCACCTATTATTGTCATCTGCAAGTATATAATGGTGCTGGTTAGCTGGGGATACATACCTCATTGTTACTGATTTTTAGCAAGACTGAGTTTGTCTCCCACCTCTAGATGTCTCAATGGTTTTAGCCACTGCAATATGGGATCCTTGTAGTTTCAAATACAAACCTTATCTTTCCTGCAATAGATTTTGCAAGTAGCTGTTGCATGCTGAATCCCACTGATACGTTGGAGAACATACGTATTTATACACTCACACAagtatatacacatgtatactGCACTTGCAGCTCCATCTTTTGAGCTGGACTCTTAACAAGTGTGTCAAGCCCtatattgctttgctttcctgctgGAGGCTGTATGGGTGGATGGGTGTTTTTTACATATACCCACCTATTTCatatgtgtttgtatgtgtgtatatatatctttATAAGAATACAAACGTGTATATATGTCTATATGTATAAACATATCCATCAGTAAACGTATTAACCTGTCTGTGCTTACCTTTGAAGCAAATGTATTTGAAGCAACCTATTTACAAAGCTAAAGTTTCATCTCGACAATTAATCTAGGAAAACAACAGTATTCTATAAGTGCAGTGTACTGTTTTAACAGATCACAGAGAGTCAGGCCTATACCCTGGAAGATGAAGTAGCAGAGGTTTTACAGCAGCTAATTGCAAATGAAGCGAAGGACCGTGAGAAGGAGTCTGAAGATTTTGATTACCCTCCAAGCAGAGCAGAGAGTGATACAAAAGAGAAGCAACAGGAGAGAATGGTAACTTCTTAGCTAATTATTTTGATCCATCTGCCAAACGTACAAGCAGACCAATAAACTGCTTTGCTTTAGGGAAAAACTAGTTCAGTCTGGAAGCAAAGGTGTTCTTGAAGAAATTCCattagagagaaaaatgaattgTGAGTTACTTTGAGGTTTAAGTCAAATGCCAAATTGAAATAACTTTGAGAAAATAGTACAGTCTTCACCTCATAATTAGGAAAATGTTGGCGTCAGTTACAGATACTTTTTATTGCTCTATTAACTCTATCACCAAAAGCAATGTGCTTATAGATACTATTTTTCTATATCTTTTATGGAGATACCAAGCAAAGCTGATCAGGATAGTTTCGTTAATGAAGAAATTGATGATACATTGGATAACACATGGTCATCATCCAAtatcttggaaagaagaaatgagcTGCCCTCTGAAGATAATTTTGAAGACCTTCAGTATTTTCCAAACTTTTATGCACTATTAAAAAGCCTCAACTCAGGTGAGCTCATTGTGTGTTTACGGGAATAGTTAGGAAAAAAGTTagaaaatttgcattttctttgttttgttctcatgCTTTCCCTTCCCCAAAGCTGCTCTAGTTGCCAAAAGACcatgtgttttaaaagcattctcTAAGATGCACAGCAGAAATTGATTAGTAGCAGAAGTTAATGATTAGTGAGTATGGCAAAACAGTGGGAGGAACAGCACTCAGAACTGCAAACTGTGTGACCTAGGTAGCCCTTCCCATCTTGTGCTGTAAGATTCAGGACTTCTGAATTCTTTTCATTCCCGTAACGGCTTGATGGAAAAACTGGCAAATTGTTTTCTCCAGAGATCTTTCCAGTAACATCCGTGTCTCGTAAGCCAACAGAGATACGAGTAAGCCACAGTAGAATTCTCCCAGTGATGGTACCAGTAAATGAGTCTGAGCCACCTAGCCTTTTCACAAACCACAGATTTGTTGTTTATTGCAATGAAAGCCCTGCATGTCTCTTCCTATTCCGGTGCCAGACATCATTGCCTTCCTGTTATTTCAGGCAAGATTGTGGCACCTCGCCACAGCCCCTTTGTCAGCATGCTCTGCCACACACCCACTCTCACCCTCTGCAGCCAGCAtatcttctgctctttccagcacAGTCAGCAACAATTTATTCTGTAGATTCCTTGTCCTGCAGGAGCCTTAAGTTTGCTTCGAACTGTCCTCATAAACACCTGAGTGGAGAGCTAGAACCTGAGGGCATGTTTTGCTCAAGTTCAATCTACAAACTTCATACCCTTCTTCCTGTTCTTTGCATTTTCCCATAGCAGTTCTGTAtgcttgttctttctctttttctactcacaaagcagaaaggcaTGTTGTGTGTAACAGGCTATCAAGCAAATCAAACCAGGTCCCACTGGCTGCACATCTCTGCCTGTCTCCTGCTTTATGCTGTTCACCTGCTGGCTTGCATCGTGCTGGAGGGCAAGGGATTCAATTCAGTTGCATCCTACAGATATTTGTTAAATTGcaagcagcaataaaaaaccTGCTGAGCAGCTCTCTAAAGGGGCTGACCCTCAGCAAGGCTGGGAGTATGTTTCTGACTGTCCCTGCCTGACAGTGTTCCCTGGCTCTGTTGGGTCCTTCAGCAACAACTTCAGGTGCAGGAAGAGCTTGtgtaaactgaaagagagtCATATTGTTCAGCAGataaacaaaatggaaaaagaaatctaataAGCAATAATTGTGAAGATAGAGATACTTATGGGCAAGAAAGACtgatttttataatgaaaaatcaTTCTTTATACCCCATTCTGGAGTCAGGATCCTTCCAACCATGCAATATTATGTTTTCCCAGTACCTAAGCCATGATATTGTGCATGCTAACAATCTCATTTGAGATACTTTGTCTTTTTGTAATTGAACTCATGGATCTTATAGGAGAAAGGATCTCTGAACTATTTTCCTCATACAGAGCCTATATGTGCCCTCTGACCAGCAATTTGAACTCTGTCAAGTCACTTCATCTCAGTGTGTGTAGTTTTCTTATCTATAAAATGGAATTCATACCATTTGCCTTCCGTAACATATACCTTCAAGACAAAAAACTATGAAGAACCAAGCCCTGAAGTTTTAAAGTATATCCAGCTGTACTTTGCAGGAGCAGTTTAAAAGGAAACATATATAGGAGCTCTCTTTGCTAATCAGCACAGCATTTTACTTTAGTGAGTAGGTAATTTTTTATGCATTAAGTTTGTGCAGAATCTGCAGAACTGAGTTTTCCAAGTTACCTGAAGTCTGACTAGTTTTGCTTTATCTCCTCATGCAGATACAGaggcaaaagagaaagagacCTTGATAACTATTATGAAAACCCTGATCGATTTTGTGAAGATGATGGTTAAATATGGAACAATCACACCAGAAGAAGGGGTTTCCTATCTGGGTGAGAGCACATACTTTATGCAACTGTGTTATTAATGCTATGTTCTTACTTTACCAATAGTGGtaattatcttttcttttttgaatcCTGTTTTAGACTTGTTCATTCAAAATGTTAAAGCTGTACTTGGAAATGATTCATCATTCATTATAGCAATGTTGAATTCCAAATTGCTTTAATATTTCCATCAAATGAAGGAAAGGTTATTTATCAGACATGTATTCAGAAGATTATTCCACTTTCACACCTGTGAAGCGCACTTGATTTCAATGGTTTTAATGTCACAGGAAGATTAGTGTTATGCTCAGTTATATTGATGTGGATCAGGTACCTGCATTTTCTAAAAAGAATCCAGCACTTCAGTACCTTTCATCTGTCATTTGTAAGTAGCTACAGTAGATGGGACCTAACGCTATAGTCTTCTACCGAATAAAACTCCTCCTGCCCATGGAAAGCATTACATCTTGGCACAGGAGTAGTTTTTGAAGCATTTTCTGCTGGATCTGTTTTAGAGTCTGTGGCTATGCAGACTTTATGAAATTCCCTGAAGAGGGATGTTGGAACAGCCTGgtgttgttctgttttgttctgctttttcacacACCTTTCCTGGTTTTTACAAACTTTTCTGCTAACTGTTGGTAGCCTTTCTAGATAAACAAGCAAAGCTACAGGAGGGCTCATCTGCATAAGCTCTGCACaaaccttttatttctcttaagcATTCCTGGTCTGGGTTAGCcggaaaaggttttttttttttacatcaggGCAATTTCTCAGCTTAATAAATCAGCCTATTACAGAGATGGGACTGGCAGTGATCTTTCATCATTTCTGCTGGCTTGTTTGATATGGGCCATTGCAGATGAGTGGTTTATCCATGCAACTGTAACTGTATGGATTATCAATTACTTGGCTGCAAAAAATCCAGCGTACCATAATTCACATTCAGTTCCTGATTGCACCTCTTCTCTAAAGAATTCATTATAGCTCTAACCAAGATTatccctttattttctgtgagaaGTCCTTGAATTTTACAATGTTTTTACTACTTCTGCTAAAGTTCAGCTCGTTACTTCTCTGGTTAACTATACATTTAAAGAAAGATAAACATAAAGAAATGGTTGGTTACAAGCTCAGTGGTTTCAGTGGCATTCTACAAATGAAGATAATATAGCTTGAGCATATATTGCCCTCACTGATAGTCTTGTGCCAAAACTTCATAGGCTAAATTCATTCCTGATGCAAGACCATTCAGATAATGGAATTACACTAGGGATGCATTTTTTCCTGCTAAAATTCAGTGCAGTTGTTCACATTGGCTTTACTTTGAGTAAATAAATACTGTATCCCTGGAAACAAATTGCCATGATGACATAGTACGGAAGGCAGGGATTAGGTTCAGAGGTCTGATTCAGTCTGGATTTAAAGTAGGACTATCAACTGATGTATCCAGACTGCCTTGCAAATGAGTGATTTATGAAGAGATGGATTTTGTACTCCATCAAAGCAACTTACTGTAGTGGAAAAAGCTTTCTCATAGGTCTCAAGTTGCTTCTGTGGTATTCTTTTTTTAGACTTGCTGTTAAgaaattgctttaaaactgtCCTTCATTTATTGGGCTAATACTGTCAAAGATTCAAGAACAGCAGGAACTGGAGAATCTTAGCTTCTTGCAGTATCCCTAAGCATGGCAGCAGTTTCACTACCACCCTTATTCAACTAGAAGTTACATCATAATATACCCAGTAATGCTTGAATAGGTACTGTGTTTCTGGTGCAGTTTAGGTTAGGGGATTGATGCCCAGCTGTGTTTATTTATAGCAGATAAAGAAATTAGTATGAATGACtggcagagagaagaaacaatttttaaaatgggACGCTTTTTGCATACTGGGTCTGTGCAGATGGATTatatcctttctcttttctgttacaGTAGGAAGCTGCCTAAATTACTTTTCCCCACTCTGTGGCTGAAGCCATGCATAAGCTATGTCCCTGAATTATACattcaaaataataaatcattTACTCAATCAAGTCACAAGCTTTTGTGCCTCTCGCACAGATGCAGAGACAGTGACTTTGAATGCATATACCAGTAACAGCTGGTTTGGGATTTGGAAACCCCAGCATTATGTCATCATCATTGTATCCTACTCTAGGCGAAAGCatcttgctgctgcagtgaatgATTTTATTAGGTTTAGCTTTAAGTTACAAAGGATCTAGCTGCAGTGTGGTGCAAGAAAAACACActtgcacatacatacaaatgCAAGGAGGGGGAAGTTCATGTTTTAATATACATATTCAGTATTAAATAGAAATTTGAAATCTTTCCATATGCTAAATATGTAACTAAGAACCCAGAAAGCCAGGAGAAAAAATACTGCCTACCTTTTACAGTATCTATTCAGAAAGTATAGCTCTGGAAGCATTAAAGACAGGCTGTAACAAAGTGATATAAACTGTGTTCAGCTGGAACGCATCACATGTGATAATTGCCCTGCAGTGGCAAAATGCCACTATTTTCCATCACTCTTTACTTCCTTAACTATGAATGCTGTATTTTATGGCACTGGGCACACATTCTTCTGTGGAGTGAAGGCCTCATGATATATGTCGAGACTGCTCAAAGGCTTTCAGAAATCCTTCTAGAAAGCCTGTCTGCCTTCTGAAGATTGAAAGCTGCTCTAATATAATTTTTGCAATTAAATTAATCGACATTCTTGGTACAGAAAGCATAAGGTAATTAATCATATGACACAGGATCTTGATTACACAGGTGTCTTATTAATTAGATCCAACTGTGGTATCAATTTACCCACCTATGGGTTGGTTGTCAACATCCAGCAAATGCTGCCCAAACAGCTGAACTCTTCTTGCTTGCTGGAGCCTGCCAGAGTCACAGGCTGTTATCACTGAACAGGCTGAATATTAGGAGGGACTTAGAGTAGCTATTGAAACAATGATTGCTGTTGGCAAGGATGCAGTGACAGAATGGAATGAAAGAGTTGGAATCTCTCCACATAATGACcaacagaaagcaggaagaaactTTCAGAGAAGTTATGACTGATTcagcataaaatatttcattattcatGGTGTTCAGACTGTTTCTGTTGCATAAATAGCTGATATCATGCAGAACTGAAAGAGCTCTACCCTTCATAGTGCTTCAAGagaaaaagtgcttttcaaGCCACTCACTTTGATTTCAGCAGAGCAGAATAAGGAATGCATTGTGTAGATACTTTGCTGTTTGAATGTTAGTTTGGGAATAATACCatactttttcttcattttccttctgtctgttGAGTAGTGTCATGGTGGAGATTCACTGTGAGAGCTTTTCTAGCAAAACCATCTATCACGGGGCAGATAAatattaaggaaaatatttgtctaCACCACACAAAGAGGAATTTTTTGTGTGCTGAGTGCCTTTTCCTGCATACACCAGGCTATCTagctaattttaaaatgaaagcatacCAGTCCACTACCATCCTGATAAAAGCTCTGTTTGTAGTAATTATGTAAACTATAGTTTTGTAATACATTTTAATAACATTGTTGTCAGCTTAGAAGTAGGAACAAATGGTTCCTGCCAGTTTGTTCAGATGTATTTGTAAATCATCTCCCACCAATAAGACCAAAATAATGAGTGATTTTTAGGAACCATtctaggaaatatttttaattagagCCTAGTGGACCATAACTAAAAGAGAGCTTTGAGAGATGCTAGATGAATTCCTAAGAGGCACCACTGTGTAGGTATGAACTCCttgtaaaaaaatacattgattATATTCTCCTGCTGTAAGGTGCTTACAAGAGTAAGTTTGTAGCAAAGTTATCTATTGCCACCCCAACCAAATGGAAGTTGTGTTATCCGATGAACTATTACCCTAGAAATGCAAATTTGTTATGTGCACATTGTATTCTTGCGTGGAGTTCTCACTTATTGACTGGTACGTGTAGCACAAATTTTTGCCATCAGTACTTCTCTCTCTCACAGAGATACAGAAGCTTCACCATGATACTGCATATTTTATCACATCACATGATTGAGGTtggtaattttgttttcagtttctgaatcaGGGCTCTGTATCTTCCAAAACTGAGCAAAGTTGGAAAAGAGGCAAAGtgtgggaagaaaattaagtttaaGCACTACATAGCTTTGCTCTTTCTGAGGGAGATTGCACTTTTCACCTCCTTGTAGAGCATTTTACTTACTGGATCCGGTGTATAACACACAGCCCACTGCAGACTGGGTGGGGAGCAAACCCCCCTTTAATTAGGACGGAAATGGAGAAATTGCTCCAGCTCATCAGTATGCACTGTTTGAGTCACAGTTGCCTCCCTGCATAGACCAAACCAAAGCCATCTCTCACACCACCTCCCTTTGGCTCTGACTCACTGTCAGAATCCACACTCTCCCCCGTGACTGAGTAGGAGATTGtgttggttagaaatggacatgAACAGATGTCTCTATTTACCTCTTCTACCCCCTCATCATTTGTTCTCCATGGACAATTGGAAATAAGGCCAAACTTCAGGATTGCAGTAGCAATAAACTAGGTGCACTAGCAATAGGGAGGTGGATGGTTCACTGGTAAGCTATTGCCGAGGTATACATGCACTCATCAGTTTGCCCTTTCCTAAAGTTACTGTTTCGTATTGTTCTACTATAATACTCTCTTTTAGACAGTCTGAGGCAGCATGAAATTCCCCTTGAGGCCGCAggggaaacagaagaaacagaaagtcCCCTATTTTTAGTGGACATGATTTTTATCATGTTCCTGCCTCTGCACGCTAAGGAATATGTAATAGCTATTCTGTTCTGCCTCTCACATTTGCACTTAGTAGCCTCCACGGCTTCACTTCTGATCAAGACAGAACTCTGCAATTTCCTTAGCATAGGCTAGTGCATAGTAAGTGCAATCTGGCCTTTTCTTGGTCAAGGAGGACTTGGTCGAATACTGTCAATAGTGCTTGAAGTTCTCATCAGCACAGATGCTGCAGGCCAAAGATCTGATCCTGATATTTGTTAGGCAAGAACAGGCACAGAGCCAAAGCTGTGAGGCAAAGAGCAGATCACAGCACGGACTGGCATCACCTTCCCTTACTCATTGTCCCCAGAAGCAGATGCTCCCTGACGCAGACTGTGTGATTTCAgaggggggagggaaggtgTAGCTAAATAAGTGCCAGAAGCTGCAAGTGGTAAATGGACACTATCATGTGAACCTTTTGCCTTGGGAGATGAAAGGCATGGACAGTACT from the Lathamus discolor isolate bLatDis1 chromosome 8, bLatDis1.hap1, whole genome shotgun sequence genome contains:
- the SCG3 gene encoding secretogranin-3 isoform X1; amino-acid sequence: MDDADSTKNRRLVDDYDSTKSGRDYKFQDDPDGLHQLDGTPLTAEDIVQKIAARIYEENDRGVFDKIVSKLLNLGLITESQAYTLEDEVAEVLQQLIANEAKDREKESEDFDYPPSRAESDTKEKQQERMIPSKADQDSFVNEEIDDTLDNTWSSSNILERRNELPSEDNFEDLQYFPNFYALLKSLNSDTEAKEKETLITIMKTLIDFVKMMVKYGTITPEEGVSYLENLDTMIAEQTKKKLENPSTKTRPKLPADKSSEETDSTKEEAAKMEKEYEISKDSTKNEEQNAAGNSEEPRGKAEAYLEAIRKNIEWLKNHNKQDYDLSKLRDFIDEQADAYVDKGILDKEEADVIKRIYSSL